From one Phocoena sinus isolate mPhoSin1 chromosome 4, mPhoSin1.pri, whole genome shotgun sequence genomic stretch:
- the LOC116752669 gene encoding LOW QUALITY PROTEIN: RNA/RNP complex-1-interacting phosphatase-like (The sequence of the model RefSeq protein was modified relative to this genomic sequence to represent the inferred CDS: deleted 1 base in 1 codon): MKNYKIMDRESQKEALKEHFIKGLERIQNGEFIDLLPPLWGSLLSPRRETSGAKRKGGKHITERWKDYLPVEQWMPGTCFIAFKVPLKKSFEKNLAPKECFSPLDLFNKIQEQNEELGLITDLTYTHRYYKPEDLPETIPYLKICTTGHQMSDDDTIFKFQCAVNGFLKDNKDNDTLTDRLIGVHCMHGINRTGYHICRYLIDVEGVWPDDAIGYWCFIFTSSSSFHKKLLFWFHKGWGTVPCGLKAPGVAARSLLCL; this comes from the exons ATgaagaactataaaataatggATCGAGAGAGCCAAAAAGAGGCCTTGAAAG AACACTTCATCAAAGGGTTGGAAAGAATACAGAATGGAGAATTCATTGATCTTCTTCCTCCACTCTGGGGTTCTTTGCTCAGTCCAAGACGAGAG ACATCTGGGGCCAAGAGGAAAGGCGGAAAGCACATCACAGAAAGGTGGAAAGACTATCTCCCAGTTGAACAGTGGATGCCTGGGACTTGTTTCATTGCTTtcaaagttcctttaaaaaagagttttgaaaagaatcttgCTCCAAAAGAATGTTTTTCCCCCTTGGATCTC TTTAACAAAATCCAAGAACAGAACGAAGAACTTGGGCTGATTACTGACTTAACATATACCCACCGCTATTATAAGCCAGAGGACTTACCAGAAActattccttatttaaaaatttgtacaacTGGGCATCAGATGTCAGATGAtgacactatttttaaatttcaatgtgCTGTTAATGGGTTTCTGAAAGACAATAAAGATAATGACACACTTACTG ACAGACTTATTGGTGTCCACTGTATGCATGGTATAAACAGGACTGGCTACCACATCTGCAGATATTTGATTGATGTAGAAGGCGTGTGGCCAGATGATGCAATTGGATACTGGTGTTTTATCTTTACAAGTTCTTCGTCATTCCATAAGAAACTGCTCTTCTGGTTTCATAAGGGATGGGGAACAGTGCCGTGTGGATTAAAGGCTCCTGGTGTTGCAGCCaggtcactgctgtgcctctga